The Plectropomus leopardus isolate mb chromosome 7, YSFRI_Pleo_2.0, whole genome shotgun sequence genome window below encodes:
- the LOC121945371 gene encoding voltage-dependent T-type calcium channel subunit alpha-1H-like, which translates to MILLNCLSLAMNNPGVKTSFKREVLETFIFAFFVLEMLIKMVALGVFGYNGSYLSNNWYKLDFFINFGEVLDYLLDFLGIHQPICQVLGPMRLISRVPSMRDVVTILISTVPFFANALILFLFVIHIFSVVGVQLWAGQLRNRCFLGEDIQMKYNVSLSPYFVTRYGERKPFICSPEGKNGMRRCHDVPPHSENGQTCSLAAPLHASAGNELIPAVAGSSANMCVNWNLYYNVCRAGERNPNMGATNFDNIGYAWITIFQVVTLEAWTEIMFHVMDAYSFWSVVYFIFVTIMGSFVMMNVCAVVIATQFSDNMKQETREQSADAGSIARLTCWLQEILSRYNRHRNRVHPDGRDSDSDRRSTAALVWRQLTRNLSRKVKSKLFERVIKLTVFLSVLTLAIEHHQQPKELTLLLQISNIIFTITFVVEMVLKLLALSWTYFINRQNILEFVIVVTSVWKIVAEASGTLSVLRAFCLLRFLRLLHFLPYLKKQLLVLKRTMGEAATLCTLLLFVSFIFGIIGMHLFGGKFNFKTQHGDTITDRKNFDTLLWSIVTVFQIMTQYQWNFVLYNAMATTSPWAALFFVAVIVVARYVLLNVLVGIVVQIFRARPSTSTDQDASLSPCGSSSSIPASLTLENTPQTDKKKNGSLSPWGLEEDSALRDTNGDNRPLNSIQKMLRWCKEHKEWSFYVLSPQNRFRISCQRVISHKIFDHVVLLFILLSCVTIAIERPGIDPASTERRILRMSQYVFSAVFLVEMLVKVLALGLVFGKESYCRSPWNVVDGLLVILSLVHILVSLVSSDKDNMLGILKALRLLRTLRPLRVIKRARKLKVAVEALIASVKPMGNIVLICWTFLFFYGILGVQLFKGKFFYCVGQDTRNITNKTDCLSANYRWVRKEYNFDNLPQALMSLFVMYSKDGWLNIMYDGLDAIGVDQQPVKNYNEWMLLYFIPFMIVSIFLLDMFIGVMVETFHQCQQEQRRRDAEEAAQGQCRADTRVSEPQQMPYYTNYSPFRRSIHTLCTSNFLDLFMAVIIFGSVFIMAFEHYNQPPVFEKLVEYSYYVFTVFLIIEVLLKLVGIGLRRFLQVSWNLLDVAIVLISITSISFNLMKMADVIPINPSILRVCRILRLGRVLKAKKIQVLLKTIISTLSQVGNICLLFTFFFFIYAAMGVELFGKLECTDDYPCWALHRHANFRHFGMALLTLYRVCTGDNWSAIMKDTLRACRPNDDSCLGYRSHLAPFYFISFVVMAQFMLVNLVVAAIMQGLKDSYEYEVSLKVMEKRKQKKEVEARWPAVREAL; encoded by the exons ATGATACTGCTCAACTGTTTGAGTCTGGCTATGAACAATCCAGGTGTGAAGACAAGCTTCAAACGAGAG GTCCTGGAAACCTTTATCTTTGCATTCTTTGTGCTGGAAATGCTCATCAAGATGGTGGCCCTGGGAGTCTTTGGCTATAACGGGAGTTACCTTAGCAACAACTGGTACAAGCTGGACTTCTTCATCAACTTTGGAGA GGTGTTGGATTATCTCTTGGATTTTCTTGGGATCCATCAACCAATCTGTCAAGTGCTCGGCCCGATGCGACTTATCAGCAGAGTTCCAA GTATGAGAGACGTGGTGACAATACTCATAAGCACTGTGCCCTTTTTTGCAAATGCtctcatcctcttcctcttcgTCATTCACATCTTCAGCGTTGTGGGAGTGCAGTTGTGGGCAGGGCAGCTGCGCAACCGCTGCTTCCTAGGAGAGGACATCCAAAT GAAGTACAACGTGTCCCTAAGTCCCTACTTTGTGACAAGGTATGGTGAAAGAAAACCATTCATCTGTTCACCTGAGGGCAAGAACGGGATGCGGCGCTGCCATGATGTGCCACCGCACAGCGAGAACGGGCAAACCTGCTCACTGGCTGCTCCCCTGCATGCTTCAGCTGGGAATGAGTTAATCCCTGCAGTGGCTGGGTCCAGTGCGAACATGTGTGTCAACTGGAACTTGTACTACAATGTCTGTCGTGCCGGGGAGCGCAACCCTAACATGGGAGCTACCAACTTTGATAACATCGGCTATGCTTGGATAACCATATTCCAG GTTGTCACACTGGAAGCATGGACGGAGATCATGTTTCACGTCATGGATGCCTATTCCTTTTGGAGTGTTGTGTATTTCATATTCGTCACCATC ATGGGCTCCTTTGTAATGATGAATGTGTGCGCAGTGGTCATTGCCACTCAGTTCTCAGACAACATGAAACAGGAGACCAGAGAGCAGAGTGCTGATGCTGGGTCTATTGCACGGCTCACCTGCTGGCTACAGGAGATCTTGAGTAGATACAACAG ACATCGTAACCGGGTGCACCCTGATGGcagagacagtgacagtgacaggaGGAGCACTGCTGCATTG GTCTGGAGACAATTAACAAGAAATCTTTCGAGGAAGGTCAAAAGTAAACTCTTCGAAAGAGTGATCAAGTTAACTGTTTTCCTCAGTGTTCTCACTCTGGCCATTGAGCATCATCAGCAG CCTAAGGAGTTGACACTGTTGTTACAGATCAGTAAcatcatcttcaccatcacATTTGTTGTGGAGATGGTCTTAAAGCTGCTGGCTCTTTCGTGGACATACTTCATAAATCGACAGAACATCTTAGAATTTGTCATCGTTGTCACCAG tgtGTGGAAGATCGTTGCTGAAGCCAGTGGCACGTTGTCAGTTCTGCGTGCATTTTGTCTCCTGCGGTTTTTAAGGCTGCTTCACTTCCTTCCTTACCTGAAGAAACAACTACTGGTGCTGAAGAGAACAATGGGAGAGGCAGCCACACTCTGCACACTACTGCTGTttgtcagtttcatttttgg TATAATTGGTATGCACTTGTTTGGTGGTAAATTTAACTTCAAGACGCAGCACGGAGACACCATCACTGACCGTAAGAATTTCGACACCCTGCTCTGGTCTATAGTCACTGTGTTCCAG ATTATGACTCAGTATCAGTGGAATTTTGTTCTGTACAACGCTATGGCCACCACCTCACCATGGGCTGCTCTCTTCTTTGTTGCGGTCATTGTCGTGGCAAGATATGTTCTTCTCAATGTACTTGTGGGCATAGTGGTTCAGATCTTCCGCGCCAGG CCATCCACAAGCACCGATCAAgacgcctctctctctccctgtggGTCCTCCAGCTCCATCCCAGCCAGTCTGACCCTGGAGAACACCccacagacagataaaaagaaaaat ggctctctctctccctgggGACTTGAAGAAGACTCTGCACTTAGAGATACCAATGGAGACAAT AGACCTTTGAACTCTATCCAGAAAATGCTCCGCTGGTGCAAGGAGCATAAAGAGTGGTCATTCTATGTGTTGTCTCCCCAAAACAG attCCGCATCTCTTGCCAACGTGTAATCTCTCACAAGATTTTCGACCACGTGGTTCTGCTCTTTATACTCCTAAGCTGTGTCACCATTGCTATAGAGAGGCCTGGAATAGACCCTGCAAGCACG GAGCGAAGGATCCTGAGAATGTCCCAATACGTATTCTCTGCTGTCTTCCTGGTGGAGATGCTTGTTAAG GTTCTAGCTCTTGGGTTGGTGTTTGGAAAGGAGAGCTACTGCCGGTCTCCCTGGAATGTTGTGGACGGTTTGTTGGTGATTTTGTCTTTGGTCCACATCCTTGTCTCTCTGGTCAGTTCAGATAAAGATAACATGCTTGGCATCCTCAAAGCTTTGCGTCTGCTACGCACACTTCGCCCACTAAG AGTGATCAAACGAGCCCGTAAACTGAAGGTGGCGGTAGAAGCTCTGATAGCCTCGGTTAAACCCATGGGAAACATCGTTCTCATCTGCTGGacctttctctttttctatgGCATCCTTGGGGTGCAG CTGTTCAAAGGGAAGTTCTTCTACTGTGTGGGACAAGACACAAGGAATATCACCAACAAGACCGACTGTCTGTCAGCCAACTATCGCTGGGTACGAAAGGAGTATAACTTCGACAACCTGCCTCAG GCTCTGATGTCCTTGTTTGTGATGTACTCTAAGGATGGATGGCTGAACATCATGTATGATGGGCTAGATGCTATTGGAGTAGACCAACAG CCCGTGAAAAACTACAATGAGTGGATGCTTCTTTATTTCATCCCCTTCATGATTGTGAGCATCTTCCTCCTCGACATGTTTATTGGTGTAATGGTGGAGACCTTCCACCAGTGTCAGCaagagcagagaagaagagatgCAGAGGAAGCAGCTCAAGGCCAGTGCAGAG CAGACACACGTGTTTCAGAGCCTCAGCAGATGCCATATTACACTAATTACTCCCCCTTTCGTCGGTCTATACACACTCTATGTACCAGCAACTTCCTGGACCTTTTCAtggctgttattatttttgggaGTGTCTTCATAATGGCTTTTGAACATTACAATCAACCTCCG gttTTTGAGAAGCTTGTGGAGTATTCCTACTACGTGTTCACAGTTTTCCTGATTATCGAAGTCCTGCTGAAGCTCGTTGGGATTGGTCTACGGAGGTTCTTACAAGTCAG tTGGAATCTGCTGGATGTCGCCATTGTCTTGATTTCCATCACGAGTATCAGTTTTAACTTGATGAAAATGGCAGACGTGATTCCCATCAATCCCAGCATCCTGAGAGTCTGTAGAATACTCAGACTAGGACgag TGCTCAAGGCCAAAAAGATACAAGTGCTACTGAAAACAATAATCAGCACTTTGTCACAG GTTGGAAATATATGTCTCCTCTTcacattcttcttttttatctaTGCCGCGATGGGAGTGGAGCTCTTTGGAAAGTTAG AATGCACCGATGATTACCCATGCTGGGCTTTACATCGCCATGCCAACTTCAGACACTTTGGGATGGCCTTGCTCACGCTGTACCGAGTTTGCACCGGAGACAACTGGAGCGCAATCATGAag GACACACTAAGGGCGTGTCGTCCTAATGATGACAGCTGTTTGGGCTACCGGTCCCATCTCGCTCCATTCTACTTCATCAGCTTTGTGGTCATGGCCCAGTTTATGTTAGTAAACCTGGTGGTGGCGGCAATCATGCAAGGTCTGAAGGACAGCTATGAG TATGAAGTGTCcttgaaagtcatggaaaa gaggaaacagaagaAAGAGGTGGAAGCCCGGTGGCCTGCTGTGAGGGAAGCCCTCTAA